A stretch of the Panicum virgatum strain AP13 chromosome 9N, P.virgatum_v5, whole genome shotgun sequence genome encodes the following:
- the LOC120688792 gene encoding BTB/POZ and MATH domain-containing protein 1-like has product MPAAEESTDAGSGGGPTIAAIQVEVEDMEAQDFEALLRYMYTDSLPEMGEQGEAAAMLPDLVAAANRYGMEKLRLLCEDRLRELMDARTVAVILAFAGEHHCHALMEACLRFLGDQENLRQVVKTNGLEHLSKSCPSVPVDLIAKLAAE; this is encoded by the coding sequence ATGCCGGCGGCCGAGGAGAGCACGGAcgccggcagtggcggcggccctACCATCGCCGCCATACAGGTCGAGGTCGAGGACATGGAGGCGCAGGACTTCGAGGCTTTGCTCCGCTACATGTACACCGACTCGTTGCCGGAGATGGGCGAACAAGGGGAGGCCGCGGCGATGCTCCCGGACCTGGTGGCGGCAGCGAACAGGTACGGGATGGAGAAGCTGAGGCTGCTATGTGAAGACAGGCTGCGCGAGCTCATGGATGCGAGGACCGTGGCGGTGATCCTCGCCTTCGCCGGTGAGCACCATTGCCATGCGCTTATGGAGGCATGCTTGCGATTCCTCGGTGATCAGGAAAATCTAAGACAGGTCGTCAAGACCAACGGCCTCGAGCATCTGAGCAAGAGCTGCCCCTCTGTTCCGGTGGACCTGATCGCCAAGCTTGCTGCAGAGTAG